The genomic DNA TCAATTAGCCAAAGACAACCAGGCACCTACAGTAGTGATCTATAAAGGAGCAGGGCTCGCGGGAGGAATGCAGGAAGGAGAGGAGAAAGCCGATCAGTCTATACCTAACGAATGCCTTTGTCCCATTACTCATGAGCTGATGGAAGAGCCTGTTATTGCACGGGACGGGCATACGTATGAGCGAACGGCCATTGAGCGATGGTTTTCAATGGGCAAACGCACTAGCCCTGTCACAGGAGCTAAAGTTAGTAGCACTAAGTTAATACCTAATTATGCTATACGCAGCCTAATTAAGAGTTTAAAGACACGCAATTCTAGTATAGCTAAGCCTACACTCGGTATGCAAAGTGCAAGACAGCAATCATTACCATCTGAAGCTTGCTTTTTTGTAAGTGATAGCGTTATTGATAAACTATTTTCTCAAGCTAAAAGAGGGGATTTTGCAGCATTAAGTAAGCTTTTAAATTTAAGTGAAAATCATCATGCCCATGCTCAATATAAAGTGGGAGTTATGTATGAAAAAGGTCAAGGAGTAGCTAAAGATGCAAGGAATGCAGTAGAATGGTATCAAAAAGCTGCTAATCAAGGACATGCAAGAGCACAATTTGAGCTAGGCATGATGTATGATTATGGAAAAGGAGTAGAAAAAGATACAAGTAAAGCAATAGAATGGTATGAGAAAGCTGCTAATCAAGGACATGCAGATGCACAATTAAAAGTAGGAGCGAAATATTTCAACGGTGAAGGCGTAGCACAAGATTACATCAAAGCAGTAGAATGGTTCCAAAAAGCGGCTAATCAAGGGAATTTAGATGCACAATATAATCTAGGAGTTATGTATGGAAATGGAAAAGGAGTAGAAAAAGATGCAAGAAAAGAATTAGAATGGTATGAGAGAGCTGCTAGAAAGGGAGATGCAAGTGCACAATATAATCTAGGGCAGATATATGCAAATGGGCAAGGAGTAGCCAAGGATTATGTTAAAGCAATAGAATGGTATGAGAAAGCAGCCAACCAAGGAGATGCAAGTGCACAATTTAATTTAGGGGTTATGTATGGAAAAGGACGAGGAGTAGAAAAAGATGAGAAGAAAGCAGTAGAGTGGTATAAAAAAGCAGCCGATCAAGGATATGCTCCTGCGCAGTATAGCTTAGGATGTATGTATGCCAATGTTCAAAGAGTAGTTAAAAATGATAAAAAAGCAATAGAATGGTATAAAAAAGCAGCTAATCAAAGACATGCAGAGGCACAATCTAATTTAGGCATAATGTATGCGAATGGACGTGGAATAGCAAAAGATGAAAAGAAAGCAGTAAAATGGTATAAAAAAGCAGCTGATCAAGGAAATGCAAAAGCACAATTTTACCTAGGAGTAAGATATGAAAATGGACGGGGAGTCGCTAAAGATGAAAAGAAAGCAGTAGAATGGTATGAAAAAGCAGCTGAGCAAGGGCATACAGGGGCACAAAATAACCTAGGGGATATGTATGAAAATGGAAAGGGTGTAGCTAAAGATTATGTAAAAGCTGTAGAATGGTTTGAAAAAGTAGCGAATCAAGGGCATGCACTTGCACAATATAATTTAGCTCGGATGTATGACTATGGACAAGGTGTGGTCCAAAACTACCAAGAGGCAGTAAAATGGTATGAAAAAAGTGCTGGGCAAGGAAACAACTATGCTAAGGCCTATCTAGGTCGCATGTATTATCACGGTTTTGGAGTTGAGAAAAATCTTTTACAAGCAAGTAAATTAATCCAGGAGGCTATTAGCCATATGAAAAGCAAGGCCGAGGAAGGGTGTATAGAAGCTCAATATATAGTAGGATGGATGTATCAATATGGCCAAGGGGTCATGCAAGACCACGTGGAGGCAGCAGTGTGGTATAAGAAATCAGCTAACGCTTATCCAGCAGCACAAAAAGCATTAGATGAGTCGAACCATGCTGGCTAAAGGGGAACAACAGAGAAGTATATAAAGCAAAGCGCCAACTAAGGTATTTAATAAAGATCACGCTAAAGCAGTAGCGTGGTATGAGAGAGCTGCTGCACAGGGAGGGAGATGCAAGTGCACAAGAGAGATTAAAAAAATAGTGTTGTTAAATTAGTATAGAATATATCTTAATGGACTACAAATTAAAACATGCTCTGAGTTATTATTTATATTTTCAATTACCTTAATTTAACAATACCGTATTTGGCAATCCATTAGATAAAATTGTACTTGAGTGTGTTTCTTGGAGGCGCTTTTATCTATAAGGCGCTACTCCCTTGGATATCTAAAGTATAGAATTTTGCTAACTAACCTAAGTTGCTAGATAAGAAAAGCTTTGTTGATTTGAAAAGCTAGCAAGAACAAGAGTATTTTGATCAGAAAGCCTTGGAAGGTAACAGCATGAATCTTCCTTAAGAAAAGGCCTTTAATGCCACTAATGCTGGTCTCTATCACTTTTCGCATGCGCTCTTTGAGATAAGCCAGAGAAGGCGTATCCTTTCGATGAGCATTAGATTTACGCTGAGAATAAAGCTTAATCCTATCATCAGCCAACATATCTTCTAGATGGTAGTTAGTATAAGCCGAGTCAGCATAAAGTGCACTACCAGCAGGCATAGAAAAGGGCAGTTGGTGCAATCCTTTTACATCCGCTTGGCTGCCAGCTACTATTGAGAATTCGACCGGAATACCACAATCAGTAGTAATAAGCTGCACTTTAATGCCATAAAAGTAACGGCGCATAGAGGCTTTGTAGCCTCTGTAAGCTTCACTTTGTAATAGTTTACATCTGCTAATACGTATGTTATCGCACACAGGCACAGGAAATGAATCCAATACAAAGTCCTTACAAGTGGCTACTTGCTTGATAAAGTGCCTATTTCTAAAAAGAGCGAAGTTATCTCTTCTCCTATAGCATGCAAGCGGCGATTGTACCTACTTTTATCGAGCATGTTAGGGATAAGCTTAGTGGAATGCATAAACGATCGAGCTTTGTCAAGATGTCCGCCAAAGTATAAGGCTGAGATGATAGCTGTTGTGAGTACTTCTGCATCCGACAACTTCCTTTTTTTATCTTCTTGATGATGTAAATACTTGAGTAAAGTATCAATAAATGAGTATATTGCTATTGATTTTTCAATCATAATGACCTCCGATTTATTGGTTTAAGACAAAAACAAGATCGGAGGTTTTTTACTCTTTGCCTTATCTATTACTAGCAACTTAGGTTAACTAGTGGTATTTAAATTTGCAAAGTGAACAAGTATAAATTAATATAAATTCCTGGTTAACTTTTAAATTATGAAAAGGCATTATACTATAAATCTAAAACTCATAGCCTATATTTTACTTATCAGCTTATGCTTACAAAGCTGTGGTGGGTTAAATAATTCAATTATTCCTATAGAAGAAGAAAAAGATCCACAAATACAAACTGATACCCAGCAACAACTGATCCCACACACACAGACGAGTATCCAGTCTTTAGTTGAACAAACAGTGACTGTTCAAGGAGGCAATGCCGTTACTTTTTACGAGTATAAAGGAGAATTGCAAGCCAGTGTAGAACCCTTATATGAGAAACATAAAGTCTACAATGGGATACCTGTATACATAGAAAAAGGAATAAAAATAGAAACCTTATTTTGTCTGGACAAGAAAACACAAGAGCGACGTATACATCTTCAAAAGGAAAAAGGACGCCCGTCATACGTTGCTATATACGAGCCATGGTTAATGGGTGGAGGCAATATATTAGGCTATCAGACAGAAGGACTGCCTCAACAACTTCAAAAAGCTGAACAGGGAGATGCAAGAGCACAATTTAACTTAGGAGTAATGTACTTCAATGGAGAAGGAGTAGAAAAAGATGCAAGGAAAGCGGTAGAATGGTTTCAAAAAGCTGCTGAACAGGGAGTTGCAGGGGCACAATTTAACTTAGGACTAATGTACTCTAAGGGAAAAGGAGTAGAAAAAGATGCAAGGAAAGCAGTAGAATGGTATGAGAAAGCAGCGGAGCAAGGACATGCAGGGGCACAATTTAACTTAGGACTAATGTACTCCAATGGAGAAGGAGTAGAGAAAGATGCAAGGAAAGAATTAGGATGGTATGAGAAAGCAGCCAACCAAGGAAATGTAGACGCACAATTTAATTTAGGAGTAATGTATGCCAAGGGAGAAGGAGTAGAGAAAGATGCAAGGAAAGCAGTAGAATGGTATCAAAAAGCAGCCAACCAAGGAAATGCAAGAGCACAATTTAATTTAGGAGTAATGTATGCCAAGGGAGAAGGAGTAGAGAAAGATGCAAGGAAAGCAGTAGAATGGTATCAAAAAGCAGCCAACCAAGGAAATGCAAGAGCACAATTTAACTTAGGAGTAATGTACTCCAAGGGAGAAGGAGTAGAGAAAGATGCAAGGAAAGCAGTAGAATGGTATGAGAAAGCAGCCAACCAAGGAAATGTAGAGGCACAATTTAATTTAGGAGTAATGTATGCCAATGGAGAAGGAGTAGAGAAAGATGCAAGGAAAGCAGTAGAATGGTATGAGAAAGCTGCTGAACAGGGAGATGCAACTGCGCAATTTAACTTAGGACTAATGTACTCTAAGGGAAAAGGAGTAGAAAAAGATGCAAGGAAAGCAGTAGAATGGTATCAAAAAGCAGCCAACCAAGGAAATGCAAGAGCACAATTTAACTTAGGAGTAATGTACTCCAATGGAGAAGGAGTAGAGAAAGATGCAAGGAAAGCAGTAGAATGGTATGAGAAAGCTGCTGAACAGGGAGATGCAACTGCACAATTTAATTTAGGAGTAATGTATTCCAATGGAGAAGGAGTAGAGAAAGATGCAAAAAAAGAATTAGAATGGTATAAGAAAGCTGCTGAACAGGGAGATGCAACTGCACAATTTAACTTAGGAGTAATGTACTCTAAAGGATTAGGAGTAGAGAAAGATGCAAAAAAAGAATTAGAATGGTATAAGAAAGCTGCTGCACAGGGAAACGCAAGTGCACAATTTAATTTAGGAGTAAGATATGGAGAAGGATTAGGAGTAGAAAAAGATGCAAAAAAAGAATTAGAATGGTATGAGAAAGCTGCAGAGCAAGGACACGTGAAAGCACAACATAATTTAGCATGGATGTATGCAAATGGAGAAGGAACAGCCCAAAACTATACTAAAGCAATAGAATGGTATGGGAAAGCCGCTGAAAAAGAAGATGCAGATGCACAATTTAATCTAGGGCAGATGTATGAGAAGGGAGAGGGAGTAGCTAAAGATTGTGCTAAAGCGGCAGAATGGTATCAAAAGGCTGCTGAAAAGGGAGATTTAGATGCACAAGAGAGGTTGAAAAATATGTAGCAAATTTATTAGCATTCCTTTATTTATTAGTGAAAATCTCCATTATACTATATAAGAGTAAAACGCTGGCTGATGGCTCTCATCCGCTGATGGTCCGTATCAGCCAATTGAAAGCTAAGAAATATTTCTCTACTAGCCTCTCTTGCCAGGCTAGTTTATGGGATTTTGATAAGCATACCCCTAAAAGAAGTCATCCAGACCGTAAATTACTCGAGGCGATTCTTGCGCAAAAGAAAGCTAGCTACCACACAAAACTTTTAGAACTTGAAAGTGAACAGAAAACACTTTCGCTCCAGCAGCTCGTTCAAGCAATCGAAGAGCCTAGACAAACTTCACAGGAACTATTCCCTTTTTTATCAGAAGTGTGCGAGAATCTAGTTCAAAGTGGTAAAATAGGGAGGGCCCGATTATATAAGCGACTGTTAACTTCTTTAAAAGAGTTTACAGGGACTAAGCAGCTCTCGTTTAGTGATATTGATATGCCTTTTTTAAACAGTTATGAGGCTTTTCTCTATAAACAGGGGTTGGTTGAGAATTCAATTGGCACTTATTTCCAAGTCTTAAGGGCTCTTCTCAATAAAGCCATCCAAGCGAAACGTATGAAAAAGGAGCATTATCCTTTTGATAACTTCTCCTTGGGAAAGTTTAGCACACTCACCCAGAAGCGTGCAATGAGCCGGGAAGATCTACAGCAGATTATAGCATTACCTTTAGCGGCTGATAGTAAGCTCCAAGTGGCTAGGGATTACTTTTTGTTTAGCTATTACGGACAAGGCATGAATTTTAGGGATATGGCAACCCTTAAATGGAAACAAATCATTAAAGATTGTGTGGTATATACGCGCCTAAAGACAGGTAAGATGATGCAGTTCAAACTGATGTCGCCCGCGCTAGAGATTCTGGACAGATATAAGGAGCATCCAAGTGGTCATTTAGATGATTTTGTTTTTCCAATCTTAAGTAAAAATGAGCATGTCACGCCTCAGCAAATTTCCAATCGAATTAATCGCGTACTTCGGCAAGTGAATGCTTCACTCAAAGAATTAGCCGAGGCGGCCAAGGTACCAGTTCACCTGACGACCTATGTAGCACGGCATACTTATGCAACCGTGCTCAAGCAAAGTGGCATCTCAACGGGGGTGATTAGTGAAGCGCTCGGACACAAGGGTGAGAAAATTACGCAGACTTATCTGAAGAGTTTTAGCAACGAAGTAATTGACGAGGCGAATAGTTTCTTACTATAAAGAGAGCAAAGTAGTGATTAGAGTAAACCATAGAGTAAACCGGACATTTCAGCTATCCAGACTTTCCTCCTAAAAATCCTTGATTTAAATACTAATTTTATTGATTTTGCCTTTCTTGTCAATTGTTAGGGGCTATTTCCTACTCCGAAATAGCCCCCTGGTTTTATGTACTCACTCACCGCATCTATACCTTTTAAATTTAACCAAAAATGCATATTTCTTTTGCCAACCAAATGAATGAAGTATGCCTTATAGTTGGTATATAGGGCCTGTAGTTGATGGGTAGTTAATCTTAAAGAACCAAGTGTTTTTTATAGCTAAAAACAAAGATTATGCTTTTAAACGATACGTGAACAGGTACTGTTTTATAGTTTCCCATCCCTTATAGCTATATTGATTCCCTTAAATCAATACTTTACTAAGTATGTACAAATAGGGATTAATTATACTAGGGGGTGTCAACAATTAAAAGAAAAAAGAAGACAAGGATAAAACAGGGAGAAAGCATAAGTTGCATGCATAATAAGCTAAAAACAGGAGGTTTATATATGGCGTTATGCACTAACAGACCAGCAATGGGAAAAGATAAAAGACCTCTTACCAGTCCTATCAGGCACAGTAGGACCAACAGCCAGAAATAAGAGACTTTTTGTTGAGGATGTACTATAGTATATCCTTGTGAGATTTGCCTGTACGCTTTGGAAACTTTAGACTTGGGCATAACACAAACCTAACGGCGGATGAAAATGTGCCTATAAGATGGGATTAAAAACTTTTCAAGGTATTATAATTTTAGTGAGGGTTATAAAGTGAGAGCTTTTAATTAGAATTTATACTATATTATAGTAAAGATATCTAGACTTCCTAAACCCTTATAATCATGTTAAAATCAAAAAAAACAATAACCTTTATGGGTTGTTTGTTGTTACCTATCTTATTACTTAGCTGTGGACCTAGAAAAAGTGGATTAAAAGGCGTAGGACTAACCAAGAATGAGTTACTCCTAGAAGAAAGAAAGCTAATTGAAAAGTTAAAAGAGCAGATAGAACTTACACCTAAACAGGTAGATCAATTTAAAGTAAGCTTAGAAAAGCAAAAGAATGAAGAAAGTGTAGAAGACATATCTAATGCCATAACAGAGCTTGAAACCTTTAAAGAGATGCTAGAGTTAAAGGATAAAGATAGCCAGCAAGCGGGTTTATCAGGACTCAATAATTATTTGCAAGAATATATACCTAAACTCTATACTATCCGATGTCGTAAAAAGGCTAGGAGGATTATAGCCAGTCAAATATTACTTTTGGAAAATATTAAACAGCAGGCTCTATCAAAGTATACAAGATAGAAAGGATAAAAATAAAGCTTCTCTTAATAAAAAATGCTTAACTGAGACTGAATAGGTACCATATTTATATAAAACCTTATTTAAAGATAGAATCTAGTCTTTAATATAATTAAATTTATATCTTATGTTTAGAGATGATTGGTTAACAGGCTCTCAACTATTTATATTATAATTTATAACAGTGGCTAATCTTGAGTAATAAATTTTATATAACAAACCGCATATATCGTTTATAATTTCCCTTATTTGACCCATGCTTCATTCTCGCATTCATCCTCTCAAGTTTATAACAAAACCTGCAGCTCAAATATATATCAAGAGAGATGATGAACTTGGCTTTGGCGTTACTGGTACCAAACTGAGAAAATATCAATCACTTCTACATTATATTAAAACACAAGCTATCAAGCATGCTGTACTTATCGGTGGGGCTTACTCCAATAATATTGTTAGCTTATCTCAGCTTCTTATCGAACAAGGTGTAGTACCTCATTTATTCTTAAGAGGAGATAAGCCACCTGCCCATAAAGGAAACTTTTTACTAACTTCTTTGCTAGTACCTACTAAGCATATCTATTGGATAAAAAGAGATGAATGGGAGGATGTTGAAAACCGGGCAAAGGCTTTTGCAGAAAAACTTCCAGAAGCATCTTTAGTAATTCCCGAAGGTGCTTGCATGGTTGAGTCTTTACCAGGAGCACTTAGCCTTGGCACTGATATTTTAAGGAACGAGCAAGAGCATGACCTTTTATTCGATCATATTTTTATAGAAGCAGGAACAGGTCTAGCAGCTATTGGCTTAATCTTAGGTTTTAAAATATACCGAAAAACTGTACAGATCCATATTTTGCTTTTAGCAGGCCATGAGGCTGAATTTTTAAAAAAGTTGGAGAGTTTTCATCAGTACTTATTTTTCAACTATCAAGTAAAAATAGAATGGGATGAGCTTATACAAGGGCTTCATTTTTACCATCCCAATACAGCTGTGTCGTTTGGCACTACTAATAAACAAGTTTTTGATGCTATTATTCAAATTGCTAGACATGATGGTATCCTAACAGATCCTATCTATTCTGCTAAACTATTGATGATGGCCAAACATACTATTCTTACATCAGATATAGTAGGGAATATACTTATTATTCACAGTGGTGGCGGACTAGCATTAATGGGATTTCAAGAACAATTAGCAAGTCAATTACAATGCATAATAGAGAAGAGCTCTTAGTTATTTTAGAGCGATCGAGGATTTATACTATAGTATAAGCTATCTGATACTATAGCAACGAGCATTTCTTATAGTATGTTATTGTTACTTGTAACTCAATAGTGTAGTATATAGTTAAAAGGAAAGCAGCAAGTGTTTTACTAAACTGATTTTATAAATTATTGTAAATATGCTTTAAGTTGGGTTGCTCTGCTAGTACCTACATACTCAGCTAGTGTTTCTAAACTTGCAGCTTTAATATTGTCAACAGATTGAAATTGCTGTACTAGCTTATCAACCGTTTTGTTACCGATACCTGGTATGTTTTGTAGCTGGCTAATAAGACTGATGTTACTGAATTGGCTGTGGTGAATGCCAATAGCAAATCGGTGAGCTTCGTTACGGACTTGTTGTAATAACTTTAAAGATGGTGATTGTTTGCTTAGGCAAGTAGGGTAAGTATCACCAGGATAATAAATTTCTTCTAATCGTTTAGCTATACTAATGATTGGTACTTGTCCATAAATTCCTATTTCTTGTAAGGCTTGTACTGCAACATTAAGTTGTGTTGTTTCTCCGTCAATTATAATCAAATCAGGTAGCGTACTCTTTTCTTCTATTAGTCGTTTATACCTTCTACTGACTATTTCATGCACAGAAGTAAGATCAATAGGTTCTACAACAGTTCTAATATTAAAATTTTGATATTCTCTTTTTGCAGGCTTCCCATTTTTAAACACAACTAAGGCTGCTGCAGTATTGTTTTCTTGTATACTAGCATTGTTAAAGTATTCAATGTGTAAAAGTAGGCTTTTTAATTGTAGGTCTTGCTGTAATAATTGTAGTGTTTTGTAGGGCCTATTTTGGTTTTCTTCTTTTTTAAGTAAATACTCTTTCTTTAAAAATAATGCATTTTTGATAGCAAGGTCTACTAGCTTTTTCTTGTCTCCAATTTTAGGGCTGGTCAGAGTAAGTTTATCAAGTTTGATAAGTGGTACAACATTTACTAAGGCTTCCGGAGCAGTACCGTTATACATTTCCCTGAAGTTAAGAATAATAAGAGGGAGTATATCGGTATCTGCTTCACCTAGCTTTTTTTTAACCTGTATAGTTTGTGCAAAGTTGGTAGCACCGTTTTTAACCTGTAGGTAGCTTATAAAAGCTACTTCTTCATCTGATACGATACCAAA from Candidatus Amoebophilus asiaticus 5a2 includes the following:
- a CDS encoding site-specific integrase, producing MKISIILYKSKTLADGSHPLMVRISQLKAKKYFSTSLSCQASLWDFDKHTPKRSHPDRKLLEAILAQKKASYHTKLLELESEQKTLSLQQLVQAIEEPRQTSQELFPFLSEVCENLVQSGKIGRARLYKRLLTSLKEFTGTKQLSFSDIDMPFLNSYEAFLYKQGLVENSIGTYFQVLRALLNKAIQAKRMKKEHYPFDNFSLGKFSTLTQKRAMSREDLQQIIALPLAADSKLQVARDYFLFSYYGQGMNFRDMATLKWKQIIKDCVVYTRLKTGKMMQFKLMSPALEILDRYKEHPSGHLDDFVFPILSKNEHVTPQQISNRINRVLRQVNASLKELAEAAKVPVHLTTYVARHTYATVLKQSGISTGVISEALGHKGEKITQTYLKSFSNEVIDEANSFLL
- a CDS encoding SEL1-like repeat protein — protein: MKRHYTINLKLIAYILLISLCLQSCGGLNNSIIPIEEEKDPQIQTDTQQQLIPHTQTSIQSLVEQTVTVQGGNAVTFYEYKGELQASVEPLYEKHKVYNGIPVYIEKGIKIETLFCLDKKTQERRIHLQKEKGRPSYVAIYEPWLMGGGNILGYQTEGLPQQLQKAEQGDARAQFNLGVMYFNGEGVEKDARKAVEWFQKAAEQGVAGAQFNLGLMYSKGKGVEKDARKAVEWYEKAAEQGHAGAQFNLGLMYSNGEGVEKDARKELGWYEKAANQGNVDAQFNLGVMYAKGEGVEKDARKAVEWYQKAANQGNARAQFNLGVMYAKGEGVEKDARKAVEWYQKAANQGNARAQFNLGVMYSKGEGVEKDARKAVEWYEKAANQGNVEAQFNLGVMYANGEGVEKDARKAVEWYEKAAEQGDATAQFNLGLMYSKGKGVEKDARKAVEWYQKAANQGNARAQFNLGVMYSNGEGVEKDARKAVEWYEKAAEQGDATAQFNLGVMYSNGEGVEKDAKKELEWYKKAAEQGDATAQFNLGVMYSKGLGVEKDAKKELEWYKKAAAQGNASAQFNLGVRYGEGLGVEKDAKKELEWYEKAAEQGHVKAQHNLAWMYANGEGTAQNYTKAIEWYGKAAEKEDADAQFNLGQMYEKGEGVAKDCAKAAEWYQKAAEKGDLDAQERLKNM
- the uvrC gene encoding excinuclease ABC subunit UvrC, with product METKKYLPNDVRLLPDQPGIYLFYNKKDEIIYVGKSINLRKRVSSYFSKSQIKKATPKTQRMVADIQAISFTIVDSEYDALVLENNLIKSIRPEYNILLKYGKGYSYICITNDRFPKVITTRQVNTKLGRYYGPFNNLYYMYQMMDLIQRVYGPRTCNYNLSKQNIKKHKFRVCLLYHIRKCKGPCQGLQTEDAYKLDIAQIDHLLRGNLNKVKKDFKERMQQAALRLAYKEAHDYKMKLASLEAYQAKSLVANPNLGNLDVFGIVSDEEVAFISYLQVKNGATNFAQTIQVKKKLGEADTDILPLIILNFREMYNGTAPEALVNVVPLIKLDKLTLTSPKIGDKKKLVDLAIKNALFLKKEYLLKKEENQNRPYKTLQLLQQDLQLKSLLLHIEYFNNASIQENNTAAALVVFKNGKPAKREYQNFNIRTVVEPIDLTSVHEIVSRRYKRLIEEKSTLPDLIIIDGETTQLNVAVQALQEIGIYGQVPIISIAKRLEEIYYPGDTYPTCLSKQSPSLKLLQQVRNEAHRFAIGIHHSQFSNISLISQLQNIPGIGNKTVDKLVQQFQSVDNIKAASLETLAEYVGTSRATQLKAYLQ
- a CDS encoding pyridoxal-phosphate dependent enzyme is translated as MLHSRIHPLKFITKPAAQIYIKRDDELGFGVTGTKLRKYQSLLHYIKTQAIKHAVLIGGAYSNNIVSLSQLLIEQGVVPHLFLRGDKPPAHKGNFLLTSLLVPTKHIYWIKRDEWEDVENRAKAFAEKLPEASLVIPEGACMVESLPGALSLGTDILRNEQEHDLLFDHIFIEAGTGLAAIGLILGFKIYRKTVQIHILLLAGHEAEFLKKLESFHQYLFFNYQVKIEWDELIQGLHFYHPNTAVSFGTTNKQVFDAIIQIARHDGILTDPIYSAKLLMMAKHTILTSDIVGNILIIHSGGGLALMGFQEQLASQLQCIIEKSS
- a CDS encoding U-box domain-containing protein, yielding MKINYTLAQQLIARFLLISLFLQSCGGGFSSNPIISAGEEQTVSIQTNTQTILSQADIQPLVDQMLIAQGGHAVTFYEEAGELRANVKMNAPRGFSKTYEGLSVTLEQGAEVTRLPQLSEQAQQRRIQLQLAKDNQAPTVVIYKGAGLAGGMQEGEEKADQSIPNECLCPITHELMEEPVIARDGHTYERTAIERWFSMGKRTSPVTGAKVSSTKLIPNYAIRSLIKSLKTRNSSIAKPTLGMQSARQQSLPSEACFFVSDSVIDKLFSQAKRGDFAALSKLLNLSENHHAHAQYKVGVMYEKGQGVAKDARNAVEWYQKAANQGHARAQFELGMMYDYGKGVEKDTSKAIEWYEKAANQGHADAQLKVGAKYFNGEGVAQDYIKAVEWFQKAANQGNLDAQYNLGVMYGNGKGVEKDARKELEWYERAARKGDASAQYNLGQIYANGQGVAKDYVKAIEWYEKAANQGDASAQFNLGVMYGKGRGVEKDEKKAVEWYKKAADQGYAPAQYSLGCMYANVQRVVKNDKKAIEWYKKAANQRHAEAQSNLGIMYANGRGIAKDEKKAVKWYKKAADQGNAKAQFYLGVRYENGRGVAKDEKKAVEWYEKAAEQGHTGAQNNLGDMYENGKGVAKDYVKAVEWFEKVANQGHALAQYNLARMYDYGQGVVQNYQEAVKWYEKSAGQGNNYAKAYLGRMYYHGFGVEKNLLQASKLIQEAISHMKSKAEEGCIEAQYIVGWMYQYGQGVMQDHVEAAVWYKKSANAYPAAQKALDESNHAG